From a single Rosa rugosa chromosome 7, drRosRugo1.1, whole genome shotgun sequence genomic region:
- the LOC133722142 gene encoding tetratricopeptide repeat domain-containing protein PYG7, chloroplastic isoform X1, whose translation MATVLRSPPLRAPTPKPSYVWSRHLTPQTSLPSLRSLKLLPLASHRQIETTKHVQISQGEGRALEIHTSTDLHKLFRKTLVTRGIQDVKKPYTWISTFLIGQSLWLISTPMAQSREIIKTNVVYETGELFELGIQLSYLLLLLGFLGIGTFFVIRQVLVRRELDLSAKELQEQVRSGDASATELFELGAVMLRRKIYPAATKYLVQAIEKWDGDDQDLAQVYNALGVSYVRDGKLAKGITMFETAVKLQPGYVTAWNNLGDAYEQKKDFKSALNAFEEVLLFDPNNKVAQPRRDALKEQVKLYRDVPVKTKER comes from the exons ATGGCCACTGTCCTCAGAAGTCCACCTTTGCGGGCACCAACACCAAAACCTTCGTACGTTTGGTCTCGACACTTGACCCCTCAAACCTCTCTGCCGTCTCTCCGCTCCCTCAAGCTTTTGCCGTTGGCTTCCCACCGTCAAATTGAAACCACCAAACACGTCCAG ATATCCCAAGGAGAAGGACGAGCATTGGAAATCCATACCTCAACAGATTTGCACA AGCTTTTTAGGAAAACTTTGGTTACCAGAGGTATTCAAGATGTGAAGAAGCCTTATACATGGATATCTACATTCTTAATTGGACAGAGCTTATGGCTGATCTCTACACCAATGGCACAATCACGTGAAATTATAAAAACAAATGTGGTTTATGAGACTGGAGAGTTATTTGAATTGGGAATTCAGCTTTCATACTTGCTACTATTGTTGGGTTTTCTTGGGATTGGAACCTTCTTTGTGATTCGTCAAGTACTTGTACGTAGAGAACTTGATCTTTCTGCCAAAGAATTGCAA GAGCAGGTACGAAGTGGCGATGCTAGTGCAACGGAGCTTTTTGAACTTGGAGCAGTGATGCTGAGGAGAAAAATTTATCCAGCTGCTACTAAGTACTTGGTTCAGGCAATTGAGAAATGGGATGGGGATGACCAAGATCTTGCTCAG GTTTACAATGCCCTTGGGGTCAGTTATGTCCGTGATGGGAAGCTTGCTAAGGGAATTACCATGTTTGAAACTGCGGTGAAGCTTCAGCCAGGCTATGTTACTGCTTGGAACAACCTTGGTGATGCCTATGAACAGAAGAAAGACTTTAAGTCTGCCCTGAATGCATTTGAAGAAGTGCTTCTTTTTGATCCTAACAACAAAGTGGCGCAACCACGGCGAGATGCTTTGAAGGAACAAGTGAAATTGTACAGAGATGTCCCCGTTAAAACAAAGGAGAGATAA
- the LOC133722142 gene encoding tetratricopeptide repeat domain-containing protein PYG7, chloroplastic isoform X2: MAQSREIIKTNVVYETGELFELGIQLSYLLLLLGFLGIGTFFVIRQVLVRRELDLSAKELQEQVRSGDASATELFELGAVMLRRKIYPAATKYLVQAIEKWDGDDQDLAQVYNALGVSYVRDGKLAKGITMFETAVKLQPGYVTAWNNLGDAYEQKKDFKSALNAFEEVLLFDPNNKVAQPRRDALKEQVKLYRDVPVKTKER; the protein is encoded by the exons ATGGCACAATCACGTGAAATTATAAAAACAAATGTGGTTTATGAGACTGGAGAGTTATTTGAATTGGGAATTCAGCTTTCATACTTGCTACTATTGTTGGGTTTTCTTGGGATTGGAACCTTCTTTGTGATTCGTCAAGTACTTGTACGTAGAGAACTTGATCTTTCTGCCAAAGAATTGCAA GAGCAGGTACGAAGTGGCGATGCTAGTGCAACGGAGCTTTTTGAACTTGGAGCAGTGATGCTGAGGAGAAAAATTTATCCAGCTGCTACTAAGTACTTGGTTCAGGCAATTGAGAAATGGGATGGGGATGACCAAGATCTTGCTCAG GTTTACAATGCCCTTGGGGTCAGTTATGTCCGTGATGGGAAGCTTGCTAAGGGAATTACCATGTTTGAAACTGCGGTGAAGCTTCAGCCAGGCTATGTTACTGCTTGGAACAACCTTGGTGATGCCTATGAACAGAAGAAAGACTTTAAGTCTGCCCTGAATGCATTTGAAGAAGTGCTTCTTTTTGATCCTAACAACAAAGTGGCGCAACCACGGCGAGATGCTTTGAAGGAACAAGTGAAATTGTACAGAGATGTCCCCGTTAAAACAAAGGAGAGATAA
- the LOC133722143 gene encoding uncharacterized protein LOC133722143, translated as MAFPASAICSLTSPVFSRSSISNSLLPSQTNPTTFCSSEYYSKPFSSYTSQHSCRHYSSCFRISYRFSDAGEGEDEAEDCSFDEAVVLFNTREYYKCHDFLESLWNKAEEPTRTLFHGILQCAVGFHHLFNQNHKGAMMELGEGLCKLRKMNFKTGPFYEFEQQISAALDFIYQTQIELAACGDDVCVAMDRSERSYQLLGRYAAGQLLYTLQLQADDDPNETMYIVFHPRMSYGGEPQKVKLPTLNATTQHLTSHGL; from the exons ATGGCGTTTCCAGCTTCTGCTATCTGCAGTTTAACTAGTCCTGTTTTTTCTCGCTCATCGATCTCAAACTCTCTCCTCCCTTCTCAAACCAACCCAACAACCTTCTGCTCTTCTGAATATTATTCAAAGCCTTTCAGCAGCTACACAAGTCAACACAGCTGCAGGCACTACTCGTCTTGTTTTCGTATTTCATATCGATTCTCAGATGCTGGAGAAGGTGAAGACGAAGCTGAGGATTGCAGCTTTGATGAAGCAGTGGTCCTTTTCAACACAAGAGAATACTACAAGTGCCATGACTTTCTTGAGTCACTTTGGAACAAAGCTGAAGAACCCACGCGAACTCTTTTTCATGGTATTCTACAATGCGCCGTGGGATTCCATCACCTATTCAACCAG AACCATAAAGGAGCTATGATGGAGCTGGGAGAGGGACTGTGTAAGCTTAGAAAGATGAATTTCAAAACTGGGCCATTTTACGAGTTTGAGCAACAAATCTCTGCAGCTCTCGATTTCATTTACCAAACGCAAATAGAGTTAGCCGCCT GTGGGGATGACGTTTGTGTTGCGATGGATCGATCAGAGAGATCGTACCAGCTTCTAGGCCGGTATGCTGCAGGACAGCTACTCTATACCCTGCAACTGCAAGCTGATGACGACCCTAATGAAACCATGTACATTGTGTTCCACCCTCGAATGTCTTACGGCGGTGAGCCACAAAAGGTGAAGCTTCCAACTCTCAATGCAACCACACAACATCTCACGAGTCATGGCCTCTGA